The Conexivisphaera calida genome includes a region encoding these proteins:
- a CDS encoding VirB4 family type IV secretion system protein: protein MGEPSSAIGHTSVRPRRWPHVYELRSINLSLLPEPEARAVLENFAAMLNALNARVEIRVVEDRRVVALGDELYEIPHKRFFVASEEPLEDALSIAGLRFVKVPSMPELKLVADAPRFAVDSDGHFVRVYTLVGLTPSMRAGWLTDLYPYLHEVRISLQPLEDGRDLAVHHYRALAAAVEVRIREGRPVDPERAMELEAARAASDAVASGRERLFLVHTLLVIRAGDAAELEQRRRNLRSRLHGFMDSPLGMNASMYLGIGPEWARGRELYVPTSTLVGFFPFAGLDIIDPTPTAVVLGQNLLTGNVIAYDVYERENYNIAIFGQTGYGKSTLVKAWISRFAAADPDSYIWVFDSIVRPEYALGSRGTYEGSFAELIGAEVLDLSRPQALDPLAVFESRAAALSFIADLAGITESDLRADLNLLRSEHVDELPAEAGGSLGKRLEAGLKPLSHLWSGKESTLTTRQVFVLSSIEGAAVRDAAAYLALAWVWRNVKRAPVRVRKMIMVDEGWAFVETNPKTGKPYFPGTVEFVPEVARTGRHYNAAFMIATQRVSDMMQGPGRVVLENAATKIVLHQDAAAAEMLAGPLALSREEVQFVVGARVGQALLASPEGHVPLYVMLSKSELARFTTRPAEVTT, encoded by the coding sequence ATGGGCGAGCCCTCGAGCGCTATCGGGCACACGTCCGTGCGCCCGAGGCGGTGGCCCCACGTCTACGAGCTCAGGTCGATCAACCTGTCGCTCCTCCCGGAGCCCGAGGCTCGCGCCGTGCTCGAGAACTTCGCCGCCATGCTCAACGCGCTCAACGCGCGGGTTGAGATCCGCGTGGTGGAGGACCGCCGCGTCGTCGCGCTCGGGGACGAGCTCTACGAGATCCCGCATAAGCGGTTCTTCGTGGCGTCCGAGGAGCCCCTCGAGGACGCGCTCTCGATCGCCGGGCTCAGGTTCGTGAAGGTCCCGAGCATGCCGGAGCTCAAGCTGGTGGCGGACGCGCCCCGGTTCGCCGTGGACTCGGACGGGCACTTCGTGCGCGTCTACACTTTGGTCGGCCTCACGCCGTCGATGCGGGCCGGGTGGCTCACGGACCTCTACCCGTACCTGCACGAGGTCCGCATCTCGCTACAGCCCCTCGAGGACGGGCGCGACCTAGCGGTGCACCACTACCGCGCCCTCGCGGCCGCGGTGGAGGTGAGGATCCGCGAGGGGCGCCCGGTGGATCCGGAGCGCGCCATGGAGCTCGAGGCGGCGCGCGCCGCGTCCGACGCGGTGGCATCTGGCCGGGAGCGGCTCTTCCTGGTGCACACGCTCCTGGTGATACGCGCCGGGGACGCGGCCGAGCTGGAGCAGAGGCGCCGGAACCTGCGCTCCCGCCTTCACGGGTTCATGGACTCGCCGCTCGGCATGAACGCGTCCATGTACCTCGGCATAGGGCCGGAGTGGGCGCGCGGGCGCGAGCTCTACGTGCCGACCAGCACGCTGGTCGGTTTCTTCCCGTTCGCCGGGCTGGACATCATAGACCCGACGCCGACCGCGGTGGTTCTGGGCCAGAACCTCCTCACTGGGAACGTGATAGCATATGATGTGTACGAGAGGGAGAACTACAACATCGCTATCTTCGGCCAGACCGGCTACGGCAAGTCGACCCTTGTGAAGGCGTGGATCTCGCGGTTCGCGGCCGCGGATCCGGACTCGTACATCTGGGTCTTCGACTCCATCGTGCGCCCCGAGTACGCCCTCGGATCCAGGGGCACCTACGAGGGGTCATTCGCGGAGCTCATAGGGGCGGAAGTGCTGGACCTATCGAGGCCGCAGGCGCTGGATCCGCTCGCCGTTTTCGAGTCCCGCGCGGCGGCGCTCTCCTTCATAGCTGACCTGGCGGGGATAACCGAGTCCGACCTGCGCGCGGATCTCAACCTGCTCAGGTCAGAGCACGTCGACGAGCTCCCGGCCGAGGCGGGTGGATCCCTCGGCAAGCGGCTGGAGGCCGGGCTGAAGCCGCTCTCGCACCTGTGGAGCGGGAAGGAGAGCACCCTGACGACGAGGCAAGTGTTCGTGCTCAGCTCGATAGAGGGCGCCGCCGTACGGGACGCCGCCGCATACCTCGCGCTCGCGTGGGTCTGGAGGAACGTGAAGAGGGCGCCCGTGCGCGTGCGCAAGATGATCATGGTGGACGAGGGATGGGCGTTCGTCGAGACCAACCCGAAGACCGGGAAGCCCTACTTCCCCGGGACGGTGGAGTTCGTGCCGGAGGTGGCGCGCACCGGGCGCCACTACAACGCGGCCTTCATGATAGCGACCCAGCGCGTCTCCGATATGATGCAGGGGCCGGGCCGGGTTGTGCTTGAGAACGCGGCCACCAAGATAGTGCTCCACCAGGACGCCGCCGCGGCCGAGATGCTGGCGGGCCCGCTGGCGCTCTCGCGGGAGGAGGTCCAGTTCGTCGTGGGGGCGCGCGTAGGCCAGGCGCTCCTCGCCTCGCCGGAGGGCCACGTCCCGCTCTACGTGATGCTCTCGAAGTCGGAGCTCGCGCGGTTCACGACTAGGCCGGCGGAGGTCACCACATGA
- a CDS encoding DUF1286 domain-containing protein, translating into MKLTTHYLFTIGLVALIACPILPLSGALVVAIWLGVATNWIVDMVGHEDRDGAARRTAATHSLPGAAGVGLVLGVLPVALVALFAPTALIAAGVQLSEVPFIALLMGALGILAGLSHLLLDALTEGGIYHRGRRWAIAHWRYDCAAANMPFALLGLLMLACAMVGL; encoded by the coding sequence GTGAAGCTCACGACCCATTACCTGTTCACGATCGGGCTCGTGGCCCTGATCGCGTGCCCCATCCTCCCGCTCAGCGGGGCGCTCGTCGTGGCAATATGGCTCGGGGTCGCGACGAACTGGATAGTGGACATGGTTGGCCACGAGGACCGCGACGGAGCAGCGAGGCGCACGGCGGCGACTCACTCACTGCCCGGGGCGGCCGGCGTCGGACTGGTTCTGGGGGTCCTCCCCGTCGCCCTCGTCGCGCTGTTCGCTCCGACCGCGCTGATCGCGGCAGGGGTCCAGCTGTCGGAGGTCCCGTTCATAGCGCTCCTCATGGGCGCGCTGGGGATCCTCGCCGGGCTGTCGCACCTCCTGCTCGATGCGCTGACGGAGGGAGGGATCTACCATCGCGGCAGGAGGTGGGCGATCGCGCACTGGAGATACGACTGTGCGGCCGCGAACATGCCGTTCGCGCTCCTGGGACTGCTGATGCTCGCGTGCGCGATGGTTGGGCTGTGA
- a CDS encoding archaellin/type IV pilin N-terminal domain-containing protein, giving the protein MNSSMSAGWFAPAGARSRHARRAISPIIATIILIVITVVAGAFLYTYATGMLRSGAASQVANVQSITLTVPNGSGDGTLTVTVQNGGTVAIKGVSLVDFNGSTESKPLISSTTPISPGQSASGSVQVGPNVDSDGVETNGSLIAGESYEVQLNVTFANGQTQIITTTVMANTY; this is encoded by the coding sequence ATGAACTCCTCGATGTCCGCCGGCTGGTTCGCGCCCGCCGGTGCGAGATCCAGGCACGCGCGCAGGGCCATATCGCCGATCATAGCGACGATAATCCTGATCGTCATCACCGTCGTCGCGGGGGCGTTCCTGTACACCTACGCCACCGGGATGCTCCGCTCGGGCGCCGCGTCGCAGGTCGCGAACGTCCAGAGCATAACGCTCACCGTGCCGAATGGCTCCGGCGATGGAACTCTCACAGTCACGGTACAGAACGGCGGAACCGTCGCGATAAAGGGCGTCTCACTGGTCGACTTCAACGGATCAACAGAATCCAAGCCGCTCATATCTTCGACGACCCCCATATCACCGGGACAGAGCGCCAGCGGCTCCGTGCAGGTTGGCCCAAATGTCGATAGTGACGGCGTCGAGACCAATGGCTCGCTGATCGCAGGCGAGTCCTACGAAGTCCAGCTCAATGTCACCTTCGCGAACGGCCAGACCCAGATAATAACCACGACCGTCATGGCCAACACCTACTGA
- a CDS encoding LLM class flavin-dependent oxidoreductase has protein sequence MRLGIFLFSSVEDAPSRAARAEEEGFDSVWFPEFMTRRPDGREHAEPLTAMSYVAASTRRVDLGTAVLGVLRRHPAVLAQEVATLSRLSGRKIILGIGVGARRQDLALGTWRRVDLTYMSEYVEVLRAFWRGGSVTFHGEHFSIDGAVPAVVPVPGSTVLVPVGGTSDDSLRAAAAVGDGWLANWIFTPGAFADFLSRVRDMASGMGRDPSSIRGYYLTGAALTGDRAARIAFARELAFGVMPGIQRQDYGYRLLRKQGFDVEPERPDQIPEEFLREAFLLGDAEEAVERLGEYEEAGADEVFLHFMDPGSERAFAERVLPRVGRRRGRAGAASPCVKVGTDG, from the coding sequence GTGAGGCTGGGAATATTCCTGTTCTCATCGGTCGAGGACGCCCCCTCGAGGGCGGCGCGGGCGGAGGAGGAGGGGTTCGACTCGGTGTGGTTCCCGGAGTTCATGACCCGGAGGCCCGACGGGAGGGAGCACGCGGAGCCGCTGACGGCAATGTCGTACGTCGCGGCCTCCACCAGGAGGGTGGACCTGGGCACCGCGGTCCTGGGGGTCCTGAGGCGCCATCCGGCCGTGCTGGCGCAGGAGGTGGCCACGCTCTCCAGGCTCTCCGGGAGGAAGATAATCCTGGGCATCGGGGTAGGCGCCAGGAGGCAGGACCTCGCGCTCGGCACGTGGAGGCGCGTGGACCTCACCTACATGAGCGAGTACGTCGAGGTGCTCAGGGCGTTCTGGCGCGGCGGATCCGTGACCTTCCACGGCGAGCACTTCTCGATTGATGGAGCGGTGCCCGCGGTGGTCCCCGTCCCGGGCTCCACGGTGCTCGTTCCAGTCGGCGGCACGTCCGACGATTCGCTGCGCGCGGCCGCCGCGGTGGGCGACGGCTGGCTGGCCAACTGGATCTTCACCCCCGGCGCGTTCGCGGACTTCCTCTCCAGGGTGAGGGATATGGCCTCGGGGATGGGCAGGGATCCATCGTCCATCAGGGGCTACTACCTGACGGGGGCGGCGCTGACCGGCGATCGGGCGGCGCGGATCGCGTTCGCCCGCGAGCTGGCCTTCGGGGTCATGCCCGGGATCCAGAGGCAGGACTACGGATACAGGCTCCTGAGGAAACAGGGGTTCGACGTGGAGCCGGAGAGGCCGGATCAGATACCGGAGGAGTTCCTCCGCGAGGCGTTCCTCCTGGGCGACGCGGAGGAGGCGGTGGAGAGGCTGGGGGAGTACGAGGAGGCGGGCGCGGACGAGGTGTTCCTGCACTTCATGGATCCCGGGAGCGAGCGCGCGTTCGCCGAGCGCGTGCTGCCCCGCGTGGGGCGCCGCCGAGGTCGTGCGGGCGCGGCGAGCCCCTGCGTCAAGGTCGGCACCGACGGGTGA
- a CDS encoding DUF932 domain-containing protein, whose protein sequence is MNTHAHMGTPASAGEAAEGLGREPPATMGGVTLPGKRFRVERTDDRWREYGIVSHFGYFEAEDGEEVPRRYQVIEIDTKHPVTGKPIRMTIVKGPSFRFVPNEVAREIVSRIAEEHGMRHVAFRMKGTASVLGEYTSSGLGMFLRFVGSEARDVRVGDPVAIGFVAGNSVDGSIAPLSFSGFTLRLACTNGAVATSELTAFRVRIEGGMSEVEDEIRRRLEGLLQYMEDEMETYRRWTTMQVDDLLARILAATMPRRYIEGIVLVGRKGTAVNYAHVDAWQAFNSVTDPLSHRNLEARRREELLLRLRRAFDVWQAVREGRMSVDEAEERLGIDLEEAPEAREP, encoded by the coding sequence ATGAACACCCACGCACACATGGGGACGCCCGCGTCAGCGGGCGAGGCCGCGGAGGGGCTCGGAAGGGAGCCCCCGGCCACGATGGGAGGAGTCACCCTCCCGGGGAAGAGGTTCAGGGTCGAGCGCACCGACGATAGGTGGAGGGAGTACGGGATCGTGAGCCACTTCGGCTACTTCGAGGCCGAGGACGGCGAGGAGGTGCCGCGCCGCTACCAGGTGATCGAGATCGATACTAAGCACCCCGTGACGGGGAAGCCGATCCGGATGACGATCGTGAAGGGCCCGAGCTTCAGGTTCGTGCCGAACGAGGTGGCGCGCGAGATCGTCTCGCGCATAGCGGAGGAGCACGGGATGAGGCACGTCGCCTTCCGGATGAAGGGGACCGCGTCCGTCCTGGGCGAGTACACGTCCAGCGGGCTCGGGATGTTCCTGCGGTTCGTGGGGTCCGAGGCGCGCGACGTCCGCGTCGGCGACCCGGTCGCGATCGGATTCGTTGCAGGGAACTCGGTCGATGGATCCATAGCTCCCCTCTCCTTCTCGGGGTTCACGCTCCGCCTAGCGTGCACGAACGGCGCCGTGGCGACGTCCGAGCTGACGGCGTTCCGCGTGCGCATCGAGGGCGGGATGAGCGAAGTCGAGGACGAGATCCGGAGGAGGCTGGAGGGCCTGCTGCAGTACATGGAGGACGAGATGGAGACCTACCGCAGGTGGACGACGATGCAGGTGGACGACCTCCTGGCCAGGATTCTCGCCGCGACGATGCCCAGGAGGTACATAGAGGGCATAGTCCTCGTCGGAAGGAAGGGAACAGCGGTCAACTACGCGCACGTCGACGCGTGGCAGGCGTTCAACTCGGTGACGGACCCGCTGTCCCACAGGAACCTCGAGGCGAGGCGCCGCGAGGAGCTCCTCCTCCGGCTCAGGCGCGCCTTCGACGTCTGGCAGGCCGTGCGCGAGGGCCGCATGTCCGTCGACGAGGCGGAGGAGCGCCTGGGCATCGACCTGGAGGAGGCGCCCGAGGCGCGCGAGCCCTGA
- the upsF gene encoding membrane pilin protein UpsF produces MSSRRSRIHGWAIYMITVPLAVLAAWIGYYIATIVRTSWEASLLSAALMGISIGWLMAGFSVYYEEMRSERISLPRRPKVRPAKVGKRNKHLDKIATRLARGHSEDILRAGINVTPSTFYYRWVRIAAYSLVAAAPAGIVFAYLLHSPLPLLAAAAPFIVIFLGPEIVVRNAASDRRSGAEDELPFLALYMSVMSSAGITLYEAMKRLIGRGIYRRLEADAVYLQRSVEFMGDDEMTAVDRLARTHPSRAVRDFLYGYSSEIRSGGDVAGYFWDRAEELLRWLQFRFERYADSVSDMGEMMTAMFFVLPAIVLTTAFISPSASMGLVWLMAGLAIPIIGIMVAMIIRSNQPKTGDKFEGNTYMGLAAGIVAGIASYIISLVAHANLPLWAPLAAALVSGSVAFGVPVQMKVRAINDEERSLPDFLRDVTEYRKAGYTVSRAIISLAREGKYSKPLTVFLRRLSASLQMGLRLPEVKARANSWLVNQMVFLLGQVEESGGGTPRDFETMHAFVERYVMAKRMARGRMRLYQMLAIGTPMGLAFLIWIMATFLTKFQLPSLPGAPSLLATSIPPGLFSAAYVMVITAAAFMALSAGTASDFTPLNATRIAVSVLIAALIVFVVSYYGSALSALMPTSVPGMFALVPSSP; encoded by the coding sequence ATGAGTTCGCGCAGATCCCGGATCCATGGCTGGGCCATCTATATGATCACGGTCCCGCTCGCGGTTCTCGCGGCGTGGATCGGGTACTACATCGCTACCATTGTGAGGACATCATGGGAGGCCTCACTCCTCTCGGCGGCCCTCATGGGGATCTCGATCGGGTGGCTGATGGCGGGCTTCTCAGTATACTACGAGGAAATGCGCTCTGAGCGCATCAGTCTACCGAGGCGCCCGAAGGTCCGCCCGGCGAAGGTCGGGAAGCGCAACAAGCACCTCGACAAGATCGCGACCCGCCTGGCGCGGGGGCACAGCGAGGACATCCTTCGCGCCGGGATCAATGTGACCCCATCGACATTCTACTACCGCTGGGTCAGGATCGCGGCCTACTCGCTGGTCGCCGCGGCGCCCGCCGGGATCGTGTTCGCGTACCTCCTCCACAGCCCCCTGCCGTTGCTCGCGGCCGCCGCGCCCTTCATCGTGATCTTCCTGGGCCCGGAGATAGTGGTCCGGAACGCCGCCTCCGACCGCCGGAGCGGCGCGGAGGACGAGCTTCCGTTCCTCGCGCTCTACATGAGCGTGATGTCCAGCGCCGGGATAACGCTCTACGAGGCGATGAAGCGCCTGATAGGCCGCGGTATCTATCGCCGCCTCGAGGCCGATGCTGTGTACCTGCAGCGCTCCGTTGAGTTCATGGGAGATGACGAGATGACGGCGGTCGACAGGCTGGCGCGCACCCATCCATCGCGCGCGGTGCGTGACTTCCTCTATGGGTACAGCTCAGAGATCCGCTCGGGCGGCGACGTGGCGGGCTACTTCTGGGACCGCGCGGAGGAGCTGTTACGGTGGCTCCAGTTCCGGTTCGAGAGGTACGCGGACTCGGTGTCGGACATGGGCGAGATGATGACCGCCATGTTCTTCGTCCTCCCTGCGATCGTGCTCACGACCGCGTTCATATCGCCGAGCGCCTCGATGGGCCTCGTGTGGCTCATGGCGGGGCTGGCGATACCGATCATCGGCATCATGGTGGCGATGATAATTCGGAGCAACCAGCCGAAAACCGGTGACAAGTTCGAGGGGAACACCTACATGGGCCTCGCCGCCGGGATCGTGGCCGGGATCGCGTCCTACATTATATCGCTGGTCGCGCACGCGAACCTGCCGCTCTGGGCTCCACTCGCGGCGGCGCTCGTCTCCGGGTCCGTGGCGTTCGGCGTCCCGGTTCAGATGAAGGTCCGCGCCATAAACGACGAGGAACGCTCGCTCCCGGACTTCCTGCGGGACGTGACGGAGTACAGGAAGGCGGGCTACACGGTGTCTAGGGCGATCATATCCCTCGCGCGCGAGGGGAAGTACTCCAAGCCGCTGACCGTGTTCCTGCGGCGCCTCTCGGCCTCGCTCCAGATGGGCCTCCGCCTGCCGGAGGTGAAGGCGCGCGCCAACTCATGGCTCGTCAACCAGATGGTGTTCCTCTTGGGGCAGGTCGAGGAGAGTGGGGGCGGCACGCCGCGCGACTTCGAGACCATGCACGCGTTCGTGGAGCGCTATGTCATGGCGAAGAGGATGGCGCGCGGGCGCATGCGCCTGTACCAGATGCTGGCGATCGGCACACCCATGGGCCTCGCGTTCCTCATCTGGATCATGGCGACCTTCCTCACCAAGTTCCAGCTCCCGAGCCTCCCAGGCGCGCCCTCGCTCCTCGCGACCAGCATCCCGCCGGGGCTCTTCTCAGCTGCGTATGTGATGGTGATAACGGCGGCCGCGTTCATGGCGCTCTCGGCTGGCACCGCGAGCGACTTCACGCCGCTCAACGCGACCCGCATCGCGGTCTCGGTGCTCATAGCCGCGCTCATAGTGTTCGTCGTCTCGTACTACGGATCCGCGCTCTCGGCGCTCATGCCGACGAGCGTGCCGGGAATGTTCGCGCTTGTGCCCTCTTCGCCGTGA
- a CDS encoding C45 family autoproteolytic acyltransferase/hydolase, which translates to MNSYRIAVVILTAIILTTSSTVAFMSSSPATNYTNADSSTPPPSGFFPVVYISGTPYQMGYQYGLQAGKYMELSKDAVWGTVLSEYNNNVTFVMQELKIYNSYVKDNLTAINYSAIMQGMADGAQAAGYNVSYWDILLINYRVEFEFGLIPGLSDPANSANNQSSACTNLAVWGNATSNGELITGSNFDYMPGSSGSYQVLVIAYPENGNAFVSIGFAGTLFTNFGMNNKGVVIESNKAPNGRPQDVGYGISDFIMDPYALMVASNATEAKNIIVSLPKTNGINRLVVDTSGTAYAIESTASLLGIRTPVNGDYIITTNHFLNTTMMPAQVPWNPLAYYPASYYRYITAQKYIMMNYGNITPQTVMGIMSSTSYWNGSEWIPNSEWTGNTINRFAPWGGTLSSKVAIPAQGILYVCAGNPGYPLWGLLAPGQTGQYVKFVLWPSDPTPQTITENLQSEAYGELFQASKALYGIKQSDVPTYAQLSQQFANAESLYWESSHEMSLATLDYAQGNLNSALALYGNASTGFAEVQGIAEYLVSVSKNYVSPSSQLSAVNSSLSAAIGSTNSQLGSISSSLSSVSNLLSSMSSTLSTMSSTVSSIGDSLSSMSSTLSTVQSEAAQISSINSLVLATIVIAIIILVLEILVLIRRR; encoded by the coding sequence ATGAATTCATATAGAATAGCAGTAGTTATACTTACTGCAATAATACTCACCACATCATCAACAGTTGCATTTATGAGCTCATCCCCAGCAACGAATTACACGAACGCCGATTCCAGTACACCCCCGCCATCCGGCTTTTTCCCCGTAGTGTACATATCCGGGACCCCGTATCAGATGGGCTATCAATACGGTCTGCAGGCCGGGAAATATATGGAGTTGAGTAAGGACGCGGTATGGGGTACTGTGCTCAGTGAGTACAATAATAACGTAACTTTCGTAATGCAGGAATTAAAGATATACAATTCGTATGTGAAGGATAACCTGACGGCTATCAACTACTCAGCCATAATGCAGGGGATGGCGGATGGGGCTCAAGCCGCTGGATACAATGTGAGCTACTGGGATATACTACTCATAAACTACCGGGTGGAGTTCGAGTTTGGCCTCATTCCAGGGCTCTCCGATCCCGCGAACAGCGCGAACAACCAGTCATCTGCCTGCACTAACCTGGCGGTATGGGGTAACGCGACCTCCAACGGTGAGTTGATAACAGGATCCAACTTCGACTACATGCCCGGATCCAGCGGCTCATATCAGGTACTAGTGATAGCTTATCCCGAGAACGGCAACGCATTCGTTTCAATAGGATTCGCTGGCACACTCTTCACTAACTTCGGCATGAACAACAAGGGGGTTGTCATAGAATCGAACAAAGCTCCCAACGGCAGGCCACAGGATGTAGGGTACGGCATCTCCGATTTCATAATGGATCCATATGCGCTCATGGTAGCATCTAATGCCACTGAGGCCAAGAACATAATCGTCAGCCTTCCCAAGACGAATGGAATCAATCGCCTGGTTGTCGACACATCGGGCACCGCGTACGCGATAGAGTCCACGGCGTCCCTGCTGGGCATAAGAACCCCTGTGAACGGCGACTACATAATAACGACCAACCACTTCCTCAACACCACGATGATGCCCGCGCAGGTCCCATGGAACCCATTGGCATACTATCCAGCCAGCTACTACCGCTACATAACTGCGCAGAAATATATCATGATGAATTATGGAAACATAACGCCGCAGACAGTAATGGGCATCATGAGCAGCACTAGCTACTGGAACGGCAGCGAGTGGATACCCAACAGCGAGTGGACCGGCAACACGATAAATCGCTTCGCGCCGTGGGGCGGAACCCTGAGCTCAAAGGTGGCAATACCGGCACAGGGGATATTATATGTCTGCGCTGGCAATCCAGGTTATCCCCTGTGGGGGCTCCTAGCGCCCGGGCAGACCGGCCAGTACGTAAAATTCGTGCTGTGGCCGTCCGATCCGACGCCTCAGACCATCACTGAGAACCTCCAGAGCGAGGCCTACGGGGAACTCTTCCAAGCATCCAAGGCGCTTTACGGCATAAAGCAGAGCGATGTTCCAACATATGCACAGTTATCCCAGCAGTTTGCGAATGCCGAATCCCTCTACTGGGAGTCAAGTCATGAGATGTCGTTAGCTACGCTGGATTATGCGCAGGGTAACCTGAACAGTGCCTTGGCACTATATGGAAATGCCAGCACAGGCTTCGCCGAGGTTCAGGGTATTGCTGAATACTTAGTTTCTGTTAGCAAGAATTATGTGTCGCCGAGCTCCCAGCTGAGCGCCGTCAACAGTTCACTGAGCGCAGCAATAGGTTCCACCAACTCCCAGCTAGGCTCTATCAGCTCGTCGCTGAGCTCCGTCAGCAACTTACTAAGCTCCATGAGCTCTACCCTGAGCACCATGAGCTCGACGGTCAGCTCCATAGGGGACTCGCTCAGCTCCATGAGCTCTACCCTGAGCACCGTTCAGTCCGAGGCAGCCCAGATCTCCAGCATCAACAGCCTGGTGCTAGCAACAATAGTCATTGCAATAATAATCTTAGTCCTTGAGATATTGGTCCTGATAAGGCGTCGGTAG